A stretch of the Bubalus kerabau isolate K-KA32 ecotype Philippines breed swamp buffalo chromosome 11, PCC_UOA_SB_1v2, whole genome shotgun sequence genome encodes the following:
- the SURF6 gene encoding surfeit locus protein 6: MTSLLAKDAYLQGLAKKICSQPSAEPQKRTSAGKTQVSEAAAPPRKKRKKAQKKSREREKKTAKPKAQASAEKSEARKPEAAKEEEGAASSTRAPADGLAAEPDSLFALDVLRQRLHEKIQEARGQGSAKELSAAVLEKRRRRKQERDRKKRKRRELRAKEKAAKALEGAEATEPDSQVPAEEAQARQGLLFNKVEVTEEEPASKAQRRKEKRQKLKGNLTPLTGRNYRQLLERLQARQVRLEELRDRDAGQAQELEAKMRWTNLLYKAEGVRIRDDERLLQEALKRKEKRRAQRQRAWEKRTAHVVGKMQQRQDRRRQNLRKKKAAKAERRLEKARKKGRILPQDLERAGLA, encoded by the exons CTGGCAAAACTCAAGTCTCAGAAGCTGCTGCGCCccccaggaagaagaggaagaaagcgCAGAAGAAATCCCGGGAGCGGGAGAAGAAGACTGCAAAGCCCAAGGCCCAGGCCTCTGCGGAGAAGTCTGAGGCCAGGAAGCCAGAGGCGgccaaggaggaggagggagccgCCAGCTCCACCAGGGCCCCGGCAG ATGGCCTGGCCGCAGAGCCTGACTCTTTATTTGCCTTGGATGTTCTGCGGCAGCGCCTGCATGAGAAGATTCAGGAGGCACGGGGCCAG GGCAGCGCCAAGGAGCTGTCCGCCGCTGTTTTGGAGAAAAGACGCCGGAGGAAGCAGGAGCGCGACCGGAAAAAGAGGAAACGGAGGGAGCTGAGAGCAAAGGAGAAGGCGGCCAAGGCACTGGAGGGGGCAGAGGCCACCGAGCCGGACTCTCAGGTGCCCGCGGAGGAGGCCCAGGCccggcaggggctgctcttcaacAAG GTGGAGGTGACCGAGGAGGAGCCGGCCAGCAAGGCCCAGCGCCGTAAGGAGAAGAGGCAGAAGCTGAAGGGGAACCTGACACCGCTGACGGGCAGGAACTACCGGCAGCTGCTGGAGCGCCTGCAGGCGCGGCAGGTCCGGCTGGAGGAGCTGCGGGACCGGGACGCGGGGCAGGCCCAGGAGCTCGAGGCCAAGATGCGCTGGACCAACCTGCTGTACAAGGCCGAGGGCGTGAGGATCCGCGACGACGAGCGCCTGCTGCAGGAGGCCCTGAAGCGCAAGGAGAAGCGGCGCGCGCAGCGCCAGCGCGCCTGGGAGAAGCGCACGGCGCACGTGGTGGGCAAGATGCAGCAGCGGCAGGACCGGCGGCGGCAGAACCTGCGCAAGAAGAAGGCGGCCAAGGCCGAGCGCCGCCTGGAGAAGGCTCGCAAGAAGGGCCGCATCCTGCCCCAAGACCTGGAGCGCGCCGGCCTGGCCTGA